The sequence GGAGAGCATGGCGACGCTGGGCATTGCGGCCCATGGCTACGGAATTCGTTACGACCACGGCCTGTTTCGCCAGGCCATCGTCGACGGTTGGCAGCACGAGCAGACCGAAACCTGGCTGAACTTCGGTAATCCATGGGAGTTCGAGCGACCCGAGGTCACCTATCTGATCGGCTTCGGCGGCAGTGTTACGGCCATGCCCCACGATGCGAGCGGGGCGGAGCAACCCAAGCACTTCTGGCACTGGGCCGAAGGTGTCCGGGCCATCGCCTACGACACGCCGGTGGTCGGCTGGCGTGGGGCGAGCGTCAACACCTTGCGGCTGTGGCGTGCGCGTGCCGAGGCGGATTTCCATCTGGAGCGTTTCAACGCGGGCGATCACATCGGGGCCGTCGCCGAGGAAGCGCGCGCCGAAAGCATTTCGCGGGTGCTGTATCCGGCCGACAGCACCGAGGCCGGCCAGGAGTTGCGTCTGCGTCAGGAGTATTTCTTCGTCGCCGCCTCGTTGCAGGACCTGCTGCGCAGGCACCTGGATCAGCGCGGCACATTGTTGAACCTGCCGGAATTCGCCGCCATCCAGCTCAACGACACCCACCCGGCGATCGCCGTGGCGGAGCTGATGCGGCTGTTGGTCGACGTGCATGAGATCCCGTGGCGCAAGGCGTGGGAGCTGACCGTCGGTACCCTGTCCTATACCAATCACACCCTGTTACCCGAGGCGCTGGAAACCTGGCCGGTTGGGCTGATGGAACGGCTGCTGCCACGCCACATGCAGATCATCTACCTGATCAACGCCCAGCATCTTGACGCCCTGCGTGAGCGCGGCGTGCATGACCTCGATCTGCTGCGTTCGGTGTCGTTGATCGAGGAAGGGCATGGCCGGCGGGTGCGCATGGGCAACCTGGCATTCCTCGGTTCGCACTGCATCAATGGCGTGTCGGCCCTGCACACCGGCCTGATGCGCGAGACGGTCTTCACCGACCTGCATTCGCTGTATCCCAAACGCATCAGCAACAAGACCAACGGCATCACCTTCCGACGCTGGCTGTACCAGGCCAATCCGCAACTGACCCGGTTGTTGGTCGAGCATGTGGGTGAAGCACTGCTCGATGCGCCGGAAACCCTGCTTCGCAAGCTGGAGCCGTTCGCCGACGAGCCATACTTTCGGGCACGCTTCGCTGCCCAGCGGCTGGCCAACAAGCAATTGCTGGCGCGCATGATCCAGGACCGACTGGGCATCAGCGTCGATCCGAATGCGCTGTTCGATGTGCACGTCAAACGCATCCACGAGTACAAGCGGCAATTGCTCAACCTCCTTCACACCGTTGCGTTGTACCAGGCGATCCGCTCCGATCCGGGCGGTAGCTGGGTGCCTCGGGTAAAGATCTTCGCCGGAAAGGCGGCAGCCAGTTATCACACGGCGAAACTGATCATCAAGCTGACCAACGACATCGCGCGCACCATCAACGACGATCCGACGGTACGGGGCTTGTTGAAGGTCGTGTTCCTGCCCAACTACAACGTGAGCCTGGCCGAGCGCATCATTCCGGCTGCCGACCTCTCCGAGCAGATTTCCACCGCAGGCCTCGAAGCCTCGGGTACCAGCAACATGAAGTTCGCGCTCAACGGCGCGCTGACGATCGGCACGCTGGATGGCGCGAATGTCGAAATGTGCGAGCAGATCGGCGCCGAGCACATGTTCATCTTCGGCATGACGGCCCAGGAGGTCGAGGCGCGCAAGCAGGCGAACGAATACAACGCCGAAGCCACAATCATCGATTCGCCGCGCCTCAGCGAGGTGTTGATGGCGATTCGCAACGGCGCCTTCTCGGCGGATGATCCGGCGCGCTACACAGCACTGATCGATGGGCTCAAATGGCACGATACCTTCATGGTCTGTGCCGACTTCGAAGCCTATTGGAAGGCGCAACTCGAGGTCGAGGCGCGCTGGAGGGATGCCGACAGCTGGTGGCGTTCGGCGGTGCTGAACACTGCCCGTACCGGCTGGTTTTCCTCGGACCGGACCATCCGCGAATATGCCCAGGAGATCTGGAAAGTGCTTTAGCGTAACGCGCGGGCGCCCCGGCAACGGGTGCGCCGCGTGCAGGGTGGGTCGGCCGTTCAGCAGCCTGATCGCCTCGCAGACACGGTCGTTGCAGGCACTTTGCCGCTGCGCTGAACTCTGTGGCGCCTGGGAGGGTCTGAGGGAGGGTTAGTTTCCCCCTGGCCTGCTAAACTGCGCGGGTTTCCCCATCCTCCGGAGTCAATTCATGTCACGCGTAACCCTGAGCCGCTACCTGATCGAGCAGACCCGCAGTAACAATACCCCTGCGGATTTGCGCTTCCTTATCGAGGTAGTGGCCCGAGCGTGCAAGGAGATCAGCCACGCCGTGTCCAAGGGCGCGCTGGGCGGAGTGCTCGGTGCCACCGAAACCGAGAACATCCAGGGTGAAGTGCAGAAAAAGCTCGACGTGCTGTCCAACGAAATTCTGCTGGAGGCCAACGAGTGGGGCGGCCACCTGGCGGGCATGGCTTCCGAAGAGATGGACAACGCCTACCAGATTCCCGGCAAATACCCGAAGGGCGCCTATCTGCTGGTCTTCGACCCACTGGACGGCTCCAGCAACATCGACGTCAACGTCTCGGTCGGCACGATTTTCTCGGTGCTGCGTTGTCCGGGCGAGAGCTTCAGCCAGAACGATGCGTTGGGAGAGGAAGCCTTTCTCCAGCCGGGTACCCGCCAGGTGGCGGCGGGCTACGCCATCTATGGCCCGCAAACCATGCTGATGCTGACGCTGGGCAATGGCGTGATGGGCTTTACCCTGGATCGCGAGCTGGGCAGCTTCGTGCTCACCCACGACGACATCCGCGTGCCGGAAAGTACCGCCGAGTTCGCCATCAACATGTCCAACCAGCGCCACTGGGAGGCTCCGGTGCAGCGCTACGTCAGCGAGTTGCTGGCCGGCGCCGAAGGCCCGCTGGGCAAGAACTACAACATGCGCTGGATCGCCTCGATGGTGGCCGACGTGCATCGTATCCTGACCCGCGGCGGCATCTTCATGTATCCGCGTGATGCCCGCGAGCCTGAGAAACCCGGCAAATTGCGCCTGATGTACGAAGCCAACCCCATGTCCTTCATCATCGAACAGGCTGGCGGCGCCGCCACCAACGGCACCCAGCGCATCCTCGACATCCAGCCCGACTCGCTGCATCAGCGTGTGCCGGTATTCCTGGGATCGAAGGAAGAGGTCGAGCGCGCCACCGGCTACCACCAGGGCTGAACGATGCAACAGGCGCCCTGGCTGGAATTGCTGGACTGGTGGTTCGGCAAGGGCGTCACCGCCAGTGAGGTCGCGGGACACAAGCACGGCTTGTGGTTCGGCTACCGGGCCGAACAGGATGCCGATGCCGATACCCGTTTCGGTGGGCTGGTCGCCCAGGCGCTGGACGGTTGCCTGGGCGACTGGGCCGACTCCCCGCATGGCTGGCTGGCGCTGGTGCTGTTGCTCGATCAATTGCCACGCATGATCTACCGCGGGACGCCACGGGCATTCGCCGGTGACGAACGTGCCCAGCACCTGGTCTGCGAGGGCATGGCCCATGGCGGCGATGTCCTGCTGACGCCGATCCAGCGCGTATTCATTTATCTGGTGCTGGAACACGCTGAAGACCTCCGCGTACAGGAGCAGGCCGTCGCGCATTTCCAGAAGCTCTGTACGCTGGCGACGGCCGAAGATCGGGCGCTGTTTGCCGACTTTCTCGATTTCGCGGTGCGGCATCGCGACGTGATCGCCAGGTTCGGTCGCTTTCCGCATCGCAATGATGTGCTCGGGCGGGAAACCACCGAGGCCGAACAGGCTTTTCTCGCCACGCCCGGCGCGCGGTTCTAGCCAATGGGTACGGGCTCGATGCCGCCGCGAATCGTTCATTTGCCAGGCGTGGCCAAGCAAGGCCAGCCTCCGACCGACCCCAAGGAAACCTGCAATGTCGTTGCGTCATTTATCGTTGATCGCCGCTGTCGTGCTGCTGGCTGCCTGCAGCCCCGTCACCCAGGAAAACTTCGCCAAGCTCAAGGCTGGCATGCCACGCGCGGAGGTCGAAGCGTTACTCGGCAAGCCGGGTGAATGCGCCGGTGCGCTGGGTATGTCCAGCTGCACGTGGGGGCAGAAGAACCGGTTCATCAGCATCCAGTTCGCCGGCGACAAGGTCATGATGTTCTCCGGCCAGGGCCTGCAATAAAGGAGTGCTCCATGCGCCTCGTCACCACGCTGTGCTGTGTATTGCTGATCGCCGGGTGTGCGCGCTCGGGTGATTCCGAAGCGCCTGACACCGTCAATCAGGTCGACCTGCAGCGCTACCAGGGGACCTGGTATGAACAGGCGCGTCTACCCATGTTCTTCCAGCGCCACTGTGTGCGCTCGCAGGCCCGCTATCAGTTGCTCGATGCGGGCCGCGTGGCGGTGATCAATCGCTGTGAAACGGCGGACGGTGAATGGCGGCAGGTCCAGGGCGAGGCAGTTCCCCAGCAAGCCGGAAGGACCGATAAGCTCTGGGTTCGCTTCGATAACTGGTTCAGCACGCTTTTCCCGTCGCTGACCAAGGGCCATTACTGGATTCTGTACCTCGACGACGACTACCGAGTGGCGCTGGTGGGCAGTCCGGACCGCGACTACCTCTGGTTGTTGTCGCGAGAGGAAACGGTCGATCCGGCACTGCGCGACACGCTGCTCGATGAGGCTCGCAAGCGCGGCTACGACGTCAGCGAGCTGATCTGGCGTGGCGAGTCGGGCTGACGCGTGCTGGGCCTCGCAGGCGCCTGATCCGGCGCGGTCATTCCCAGTTCATTCGTGCCAATAGCCATTCGCCGTCCTCACGCCACCATTCGAGCCTGACCTGATAATGGCCGACGCGCTGGGGTAACCAGCGCTCGGCGCCGGCCAGCGCTACCTGTGCCTCGCTGTAGCCCTTGTCCGAATAGCTTGGGTCGATCCAGCTCTGGTCATTGAGCGCGATTACCCGCACGTTGGCATGACGCAGGAACATCAGGGTGGCCGTACGCCGCACCCAATCCCGGTCGAGGTGCTGATTGGCGCTGAAGTCGGGGTGGATCAGCGCCATCAGCTCGCCGTGGTCCTTGTTTTCAATGCTGTCCTGCAGCGATTGCGCGGCCGCATCCAGTGCTGCCTGGGGATCATCGCGACCGCAGCCGGCCAGCAATAGCGTGAGCACCACCGCTGCGGTGGCTAATTTCCATACGGGCATGCCGAACCTCTCGAACCTCGTTATGATGCCGGAAACGTCAGACGGGCCGTCGAGCCCGCGCACCGATCATGGAGTGTGCCATGCAGACCTTGTATCCGGAGATCAAACCCTACGCCCGGCACGAGCTGGCGGTCGAACAACCGCATGTGCTTTACGCCGACGAGAGTGGATCACCGGGCGGGCTGCCTGTGCTCTTCGTGCACGGTGGCCCGGGGGGTGGCTGCGATGCCCTGAGCCGCCGATTTTTCGATCCCAACCTGTACCGCATCATTACGTTCGACCAGCGTGGCTGTGGCCGCTCCACCCCGCACGCGAGCCTGGAGAACAACACGACCGCACACCTGATCGACGATATGGAGCGCCTTCGCACCTTTCTCGGTATCGACAAGTGGGTGCTGTTCGGTGGCTCCTGGGGCTCGACGCTGGCGCTGGCGTATGCCCAGGCGTATCCCGAACGCGTCCATGCGCTGATCTTGCGCGGCATCTTCCTCTGCCGGCAGAAAGAGTTCTCCTGGTTTTACCAGGAAGGCGCCAGCCGGCTATTCCCTGATTACTGGCAGGATTTCCTTTCGCCGATTCCGCCGGAAGAGCGTGGCGATCTGATGCAGGCCTACTACCGTCGCCTGACTGGCAGCGACCAGATCGCGCAGATGCACGCGGCCAAGGCCTGGTCGTGCTGGGAAGGCCGTACCGCCACGCTGCGGCCCAACACTCAGGTGGTCGATCGCTTCTCCGACACTCACCGGGCGCTGGCGATGGCGCGGATCGAATGTCACTACTTCGTCAACGGCGCGTTTCTCGAACCCGATCAACTGCTGCGCAACATGCACAAGATCGCGCACCTGCCGGGCATCATCGTGCATGGTCGCTACGATGTCATCTGTCCCCTGGACAACGCCTGGGAACTGCACGAGGCATGGCCCAACAGCGAACTGCAGATCATCCGTGAAGCGGGGCATTCGGCGTCCGAGTCCGGTATCTGTGACGCGCTGGTGCGTGCCGCGGCGGACGTGGCCCACCGCCTGCTTCGTCTGCCGCCCGAGGAAGCCTGATGAAGGCGCTGATCCAGCGGGTGAGGCATGCACGGGTCGAGGTCGCGGGCGAGGTGGTCGGTGGCATTGACCAGGGCCTCCTGGTGCTGGTGGGCGTCGAGCGTGAGGACGATCGCGCACGGGCCGACAAACTGTTGCACAAGTTGCTGCGTTACCGCGTTTTCAGCGACGAGCAGGGCAGGATGAACCGTTCGTTGAGCGACATCGGCGGCGGCCTGCTGTTGGTGTCTCAGTTCACCTTGGCCGCGGATACCGGCAGCGGCCTGCGGCCCAGCTTTTCCAGCGCGGCGGCACCGTCGCTCGGCGAAGAGCTCTACGAATACCTGCTCGGCCAGGCGCGTCGGCACCATCAGCCGGTCGCCTGCGGCCGCTTCGGCGCGGACATGCAGGTGCATCTGCAAAACGATGGGCCTGTGACCTTTCTGCTGCAAAGCTGAGAGGGTTCGCGGGCGGTTCGATCAGCGCTTCGACGGTTCCAGGCCGTTTTCGTGCAGCCAGGTCATTGCGTACTCGCGCAGCTGTACGGCCTGGTAGTCCAGCCAGGCCTCGCGGACCTCGGGGAAGTCTTCCAGTTTGAAATCGAACGTGCGCAGCGGTTTGCGGCCCTGCAGCGCATGGCTGAGCACCGCATGGGCGTTGGGGTCGTGCTGGGTAAAGAGGAACGCCTCACGCATGGCGATCGATTGCGCGAGCCCGAGCGGTTCGATGTGCAGGAAGCGATCGTCCTGCACGTCATATTTTTCATCCATGCCGGGCGCAGCTTCCCCCGGAAACACGGCGCGAATCTCCCCCGATTCCAAGTCGAGGTAGTGCTCGCTGGCATCACGGTTGTCCAGCGCATACTCCAGGCGGTGAAGGTCAATGGTCAATGGGCGCATGGCAGATACTGCTGTTTGGGGTTCAGTAGCTCTGACCTGCGCGGTCCGGATGCGTGCATTACGTTCATCGGTCACGCGTGGACATGCGACGACGCGCCCGGCGTCGATCAGAACAGACGCGCCAGCAGAGCGCTGACCGCCGTTTCCACGCGCAGGATGCGCTCACCCAACTGCACCGGCTGCAGTCCCGCTTCGGTGAATTTCTCGATTTCGTAGGGTATCCAGCCGCCTTCCGGACCAATGGCCAGCGTCACCGAGTCGGTGATCGCGCGCGGGCAATCGGGATAGCTGCCCGGATGGCCGACCAGGCCACGGGTACCGGCCGCCAGGTGTGGCAGGTGATCTTCGACGAAGGGCTTGAAACGCTTTTCGATGCTTACCTCGGGGAGCACGGTGTCGCGTGCCTGCTCGAGGCCGAGCACCAGTTGCTCGCGGATCGCGGTCGGCTCCAGGAAAGGCGTTTGCCAGAAGCTCTTTTCCACTCGGTAGCTGTTGAGCAGCACCAGCCTGGGTACGCCCATGCAGGCGACGGTCTGCAGCACCCGTCGGAGCATCTTGGGGCGTGGCAGGGCCAGCAACAGGGTAATGGGCAATTTGCTCGGAGGGGGCTGGTCCAGGTGGACCTCCAGCTCCGCCTCGCCGGCTTCCAGCCGCAACAGCCGACCCTGGCCCATCTCACCGCCAAGCACACCGACCCGCAGGCTTTCGCCTGCCTTGGCACGGTGCACGTCCTGGATATGCGCCAGGCGTCGATCACGCAGGACGACGCGATTGGCGGCAACGAAGTCAGCCGCTTCCAGCAAGAGCAGGTTCACGGACGAGGCGTAGGCGATTGGTCGCTGGGCGCCGCCGGCTCGGAATCGGCGTCGCCGCGGAATTCGCCCTCGCGTTTTTTCACCATGCTGCCGAAGATCAGCCCGGCCTCGAACAACAGCCACATCGGTATAGCCAGCAGCGCCTGGGAAAACACATCCGGCGGCGTCAGCACCATGCCGACCACGAAGCAACCGACGACCACGTAGGGGCGGCTCTTGCGCAGGGTGGCGACATCGACGATGCCGACCCAGATCAACAGAAAGGTCGCCACCGGGATCTCGAATGCCACACCGAAGGCGAAGAACAGGGTCAGGACGAAATCCAGGTACTGGCCAATATCGGTCATCATCGCCACGCCCTCGGGCGTCACGCTGGCGAAAAACCCGAACATGATGGGGAACACCACGAAATAGGCGAAGGCCATGCCGCCGTAGAACAGGAAAATGCTGGAAATCAGCAAGGGGACCGCGACTCGCTTTTCGTGCTTGTACAGGCCGGGCGCGATGAAGCTCCATATCTGATGGAGGATCACCGGCATCGACAGGAACAACGCGACCATCATGGTCAGTTTGAAGGGCGTCAGGAAAGGCGAGGCCACGCCGGTGGCGATCATCGTCGCGCCCTCCGGCAGATACGCTCGCAACGGCGCCGCCACCAGGGCGTAGATCTGCTGTGAGAAGTAGAACAATCCGCCGAACAGCAACAGGATGGCTGCCACGCAGCGCAGCAGACGCTTGCGCAACTCGGTCAGGTGCGCAACCAGCGGCATTTCCTGATCATCGATGGGAGTATTGCTCATGGCTCAGCGGGTCTGTCCGGGCGTGATACGGGGGCTGTTTCGGCGGGTTTTGCTTCGCTGGGGCTGGCTTCGGCCACCGCTTGTGTACCGGGCGCGCTCGCATCCGGCGCAGGCGTGGCGGACTGCGGGGACCCGCTGCTACCGGTGCCTGGAGGGCTGGGCATGATGCTCTGCTTCATTTCCCGTTCAAGATCGAGGATGCGCTCGTTATGCAACTGGCGGCGGATCTCGTCGGCGCCGATTTCGCGCTCGACCTCGGACTTGATGTTGGCGAAGCTGCGCTTGGCCCGACCAATCCAAAGCCCGGCGGTGCGCACGGCACCCGGAAGGCGCTCCGGGCCAAGTACGAACAGCGCAACCAGGCCGATCAGCAGCAGTTCGGTGAAGCCGATATCGAACATGGCGCCTCAGTTCTTCTTCGTCGGATCTTCGACCTTGCGGGCCTCGGCATCGATGGTGTGGTTCTGTTTCTCTTCGACACTGGGCTTGTCTTCATCGGTGCCCATGGACTTGCGGAACCCCTTGATCGCGTCACCGAGGTCCGAGCCCAGGCCTTTCAGCCGCTTGGTGCCGAAAAGCATGACCACAATGAGCAGAATGATCAGGAGTTGCCAGACGCTGATTCCACCAAAACCCATGCTGCGTTACTCCGAAGTTGAATATCAGGATTGCGGGCGCGCGGCTTTTTCCGCGTGCCCCGAAAGACCGAAACGCCGGTCCAGTTCGTCCAGTACCGCCTGGGGGTGCTGGTCCAGTGCGGCCAGCATCACCAGGCTGTGAAACCACAGGTCGGCGGTTTCGTAGATCAGGTCGCTGGCATCGCCGCTAGCGGCTGCATCCTTGGCGGCCAGTATGGTTTCCACCGACTCCTCGCCGACTTTCTCGAGGATCTTGTTCAGCCCCTTGTGATAGAGGCTGGCCACGTAGGAGCTGTCCGCAGCGGCGCCCTTGCGGGCTTCCAGCACCTCGGCCAGGCGGTCGAAGGTGTCACTCATGTTTGTGCTCCGCATAGATCGCGTCCGGGTCCTTGAGGACCGGCTCGACGGTTTTCCAGGCACCGTTCTCGAATACCCGATAGAAGCAGCTTTCACGACCCGTGTGGCAGGAGATGCCGCCCACCTGCTCAACGCGCAGCACGATCACGTCGGCATCGCAGTCCAGGCGCAGTTCATGCAGCTTCTGCACATGGCCCGATTCCTCTCCCTTGCGCCACAGCTTGCCACGCGAACGTGACCAGTAGATGGCGCGGTTCTCCTGCGCGGTGAGTGCCAGCGCTTCGCGATTCATCCAGGCCATCATCAGGATGCGCCCGGTCTGATGATCCTGGGCAATCGCCGGTACCAGGCCGTCTTCGTTCCAGTGTATGTCGTCCAGCCAGTTCATCGGATTCTCCGCTCAATGCGCCAAGTGTGCCAGCCCCGCCGACTGCTGGCTATCGGCGCACCACGATGTAGATACCGGCGCTGAGCATGATCCAGGCTGGCCATGTGGTGACGGCGGTAAAACTGTCCGCGGCCGCGGCGAGGGTCGCTCCACCACCCAGCAGCACGGCACCGATGAGGCGCAGCGGCCAGTGGCGATGACGCTCCCGCCAGGGCGGTGGCGGGTTGTTGGCATGTGGATTGGACATGCGTTCGAGCAGCTCGCGGGTCATGCTGGCCAGGTGCGGCAGCTGTTCGATCTGCGCATGGGCATTTTTCAGCAGTTGCCTGGGGCTCATGCGCTCGCGCATCCAGCGTTCGAGATAGGGCTGGCCGGTAGCCCACAGATCCAGTTCAGGATACAGCTCGCGGCCCAAGCCCTCGATGTTCAGCAAGGTCTTCTGCAACAGCACCAGTTGCGGTTGGACCTCCATGTTGAAGCGCCGCGCGACCTGGAACAGGCGCACCAGCAACTGGCCGAACGAAATATCCTTCAACGGTTTTTCGAAGATCGGCTCGCAGACGGTACGGATCGCTGCCTCGAACTCGTTGACCTTGGTTTCCGCCGGTACCCAGCCCGAGTCGATATGCAGTTGCGCGACCTTGCGGTAGTCGCGTTTGAAGAAAGCCATGAGGTTGCGCGCCAGGTAGTCCTGGTCCTCGGGCGTCAGGCTGCCGACGATGCCGAAATCCACCGCGATGTATTGCGGGTTCCAGGGCTGGTGGGTGCTGACGAAAATATTGCCGGGGTGCATGTCGGCATGGAAGAAGCTGTCGCGAAAGACCTGGGTGAAGAATATCTCCACGCCGCGCTCGGCCAGCTGTTTCATGTCGGTGCGCTGTTCGGCCAGCCGAGCCATGTCGGTCACCGGGACGCCGTAGATGCGCTCCATCACCAGCACCTGGGGGCGGCAGAAATCCCAGTACACCTGGGGAACGTAAAGCAGGGGCGATCCCTGGAAATTACGTTTGAGCTGGCTGGCATTGGCGGCTTCGCGCAGCAGGTCGAGTTCGTCGTAGATGGTCTTGGCGTAATCATCGACGACTTCGACCAGGTGCAGCCGGCGGGCTTCGGTGGAGGCCCTTTCAGCCATCTTGGCGAGCAGGAACAGCCAGGCAATGTCCTGACTGATCACAGGTCGCAGGTTGGGTCGCACGACCTTGACCACCACTTCTTCGCCGCTGCGCAACCTGGCGGCATGGACCTGGGCGACCGAGGCGGACGCCAGCGGCTTGCTGTCGAATCGTGCAAAGATTTCGCCCACCGGCGCACCCAGTTGGCGCTCGATCAACGCGGTGGCGACCGCCGAGTCGAACGGCGGTACGCGGTCCTGGAGCATCGCCAGCTCTTCAGCGATGTCCAGCGGCAGCAGGTCGCGACGGGTAGAGAGGATCTGGCCGAACTTGATGAAAATCGGGCCGAGGCCTTCCAGCGCCAAGCGCAGGCGCGCACCACGGGACAGCACCGTGCGACGACGCGGCAGCCAGCGCCAGGGCAGCAGATAGCTGGTCGAGCGCAACCACCAGGGCATCGGCAGGTCGAGGATGATGTCGTCCAGGCGGTAGCGAATCACCACCATCAGGATGCGGAACAGGCGTCGGGCGGCGGCGAACAGCTTCATTCGGGTCGGTCTGGTTTCAGAGATGGGTTGAGCCGCTCGACCCGGGCTTCGAGTCGGTCGAGATCGAGTTTGAGGCGATCGAGTTCAGCGAAGCGGGTTTCTGCCTCGTCCTTGCCGATCAGTACGCGGGATTCCTCGCTGAGGTAGTCAGCCAGGTCCTGGCGCAGGCTGTCGGCACTCTGTCGCGCCCAGTCGGCCTGCCGGCGGGCACCCGCCCCGAGCAGATGGGCGCCGACCGGTCCGAGCCAGCGCGACACTTCATACTCCCAGTCCAGCTCAAGGTCCTGCAGTACGTCGGCCAGGCTCATCAAAGGCGCGCTGTCGCCCTCGATCTCGACGTCCGGGCCATGCAGGATCGCAGTCTTGTTACGGCTGGTGGCCAATCGCAGCAAGCTCGCACCGGAGGCACGCAAGCGGCAGTCCGGCTCGCTGCCCCAGTCTTCGGCCAGTCTCAGGCCCTCGGCATCGGCAAGAATGAACAGCCGCCACGCCGGTGCCGTGCAGTCGACCTCGATGATCCGGCCACTGAGGCGGGCGAGGCGCGGCAGGGCAGTCGGGTCCAGACGCAGCACGCGATTGAGGCCGCGTTCGGCTCCGGCCAGCAGGGCTGCGCGCAGCATCAGGGCTTGATGCCGCGATGCAGGGCGACAATGCCGCCGGTCATGTTGTGGTAGGTAACGCGCTCGAAGCCGGCGTCGACCATCATGCCTTTCAGGGTTTCCTGGTCCGGGTGCATGCGGATCGACTCGGCCAGGTAGCGGTAGCTTTCCGAGTCGTTGGTGATCAGCTTGCCCATCATCGGCAGCAGGCTGAAGGAGTAGGCATCGTAGGCCTTGGAGAACAGCGGGTTGGTCGGCTTGGAAAACTCCAGCACCAGCAACCGGCCGCCGGGCTTGAGTACCCGCAGCATCGAGGCGATGGCGTCTTCCTTGTGTGTCACGTTGCGAAGGCCGAAGGCGATGGTGACCACATCGAAATGGTTGTCGGGGAAGGGCAGCTTCTCGGCATCGGCCTGGACGAATTTCACGTTGCCCGCCACGCCCTTGTCGAGCAGCCGGTCGCGGCCGACCTTGAGCATCGAGGCGTTGATGTCCGCGAGCACCACTTCACCGGTCGGACCGACGATGCGAGAGAACTGGCGCGTCAGGTCACCGGTGCCGCCGGCGATGTCCAGC is a genomic window of Stutzerimonas stutzeri containing:
- the tatC gene encoding twin-arginine translocase subunit TatC, with protein sequence MSNTPIDDQEMPLVAHLTELRKRLLRCVAAILLLFGGLFYFSQQIYALVAAPLRAYLPEGATMIATGVASPFLTPFKLTMMVALFLSMPVILHQIWSFIAPGLYKHEKRVAVPLLISSIFLFYGGMAFAYFVVFPIMFGFFASVTPEGVAMMTDIGQYLDFVLTLFFAFGVAFEIPVATFLLIWVGIVDVATLRKSRPYVVVGCFVVGMVLTPPDVFSQALLAIPMWLLFEAGLIFGSMVKKREGEFRGDADSEPAAPSDQSPTPRP
- the tatB gene encoding Sec-independent protein translocase protein TatB yields the protein MFDIGFTELLLIGLVALFVLGPERLPGAVRTAGLWIGRAKRSFANIKSEVEREIGADEIRRQLHNERILDLEREMKQSIMPSPPGTGSSGSPQSATPAPDASAPGTQAVAEASPSEAKPAETAPVSRPDRPAEP
- the tatA gene encoding twin-arginine translocase TatA/TatE family subunit; this translates as MGFGGISVWQLLIILLIVVMLFGTKRLKGLGSDLGDAIKGFRKSMGTDEDKPSVEEKQNHTIDAEARKVEDPTKKN
- a CDS encoding phosphoribosyl-ATP diphosphatase, with product MSDTFDRLAEVLEARKGAAADSSYVASLYHKGLNKILEKVGEESVETILAAKDAAASGDASDLIYETADLWFHSLVMLAALDQHPQAVLDELDRRFGLSGHAEKAARPQS
- the hisI gene encoding phosphoribosyl-AMP cyclohydrolase, which translates into the protein MNWLDDIHWNEDGLVPAIAQDHQTGRILMMAWMNREALALTAQENRAIYWSRSRGKLWRKGEESGHVQKLHELRLDCDADVIVLRVEQVGGISCHTGRESCFYRVFENGAWKTVEPVLKDPDAIYAEHKHE
- the ubiB gene encoding ubiquinone biosynthesis regulatory protein kinase UbiB encodes the protein MKLFAAARRLFRILMVVIRYRLDDIILDLPMPWWLRSTSYLLPWRWLPRRRTVLSRGARLRLALEGLGPIFIKFGQILSTRRDLLPLDIAEELAMLQDRVPPFDSAVATALIERQLGAPVGEIFARFDSKPLASASVAQVHAARLRSGEEVVVKVVRPNLRPVISQDIAWLFLLAKMAERASTEARRLHLVEVVDDYAKTIYDELDLLREAANASQLKRNFQGSPLLYVPQVYWDFCRPQVLVMERIYGVPVTDMARLAEQRTDMKQLAERGVEIFFTQVFRDSFFHADMHPGNIFVSTHQPWNPQYIAVDFGIVGSLTPEDQDYLARNLMAFFKRDYRKVAQLHIDSGWVPAETKVNEFEAAIRTVCEPIFEKPLKDISFGQLLVRLFQVARRFNMEVQPQLVLLQKTLLNIEGLGRELYPELDLWATGQPYLERWMRERMSPRQLLKNAHAQIEQLPHLASMTRELLERMSNPHANNPPPPWRERHRHWPLRLIGAVLLGGGATLAAAADSFTAVTTWPAWIMLSAGIYIVVRR
- a CDS encoding ubiquinone biosynthesis accessory factor UbiJ, which translates into the protein MLRAALLAGAERGLNRVLRLDPTALPRLARLSGRIIEVDCTAPAWRLFILADAEGLRLAEDWGSEPDCRLRASGASLLRLATSRNKTAILHGPDVEIEGDSAPLMSLADVLQDLELDWEYEVSRWLGPVGAHLLGAGARRQADWARQSADSLRQDLADYLSEESRVLIGKDEAETRFAELDRLKLDLDRLEARVERLNPSLKPDRPE
- the ubiE gene encoding bifunctional demethylmenaquinone methyltransferase/2-methoxy-6-polyprenyl-1,4-benzoquinol methylase UbiE; translated protein: MTDPRKEHDAEPTTHFGYKNVPESEKAQKVAEVFHSVAAKYDLMNDLMSAGVHRLWKRFTIELSGVRHGNRVLDIAGGTGDLTRQFSRIVGPTGEVVLADINASMLKVGRDRLLDKGVAGNVKFVQADAEKLPFPDNHFDVVTIAFGLRNVTHKEDAIASMLRVLKPGGRLLVLEFSKPTNPLFSKAYDAYSFSLLPMMGKLITNDSESYRYLAESIRMHPDQETLKGMMVDAGFERVTYHNMTGGIVALHRGIKP